Genomic segment of Nilaparvata lugens isolate BPH chromosome 6, ASM1435652v1, whole genome shotgun sequence:
TCTATTGGTCAAAAAAACTACTAACACTAACCTATGTAACAGCGCcagatttaaattattatgtcaaACGGTATaaatttctgtaataattttttaaaattaggGCAAGACTTTATGCTCATTCTGTATTACTtagatttattctattttacttTTGTAAACTTCTAAATGGTTTTTATTTCTATACTTATAAAGGAAATGGTACCTACAACCTACTTTGCTGCTCATAAACTTCTAAATGGTTTTTATTTCTATACTTTATAGAGGAAATGGTACCTACAACCTACTTTGCTGCTCATAAACAAAGCGTCAATGCACAAGTAAATTAGGAAgattttttaaagatgattaaacaaataattaattatagctTTAACTTTTGCTAACACCGTATATCTTTGTCAATATATTTATACTGTATAAGAAATATCCTGGAAAAAGTGATATGCTCATGACCACCAAAAAATCTCAATGTCTTAAACATCACCTGACTAAGTTCTGTCACATCACCACATTCTGTCAGAAGCCTCTCTCTATCAATGAAATTTTAAACAGCATCACAGACTCATGAATATCTCCCATTAAATTCTTATAAAGGTTTCTGCTGCCTTGCTGAAGTATATTATCACAAAAAATGTGGGCTATTTAAGTATAAACTGTATAATAactgattcaaaaatttgtttgattgAATCTCATCATTTGTGAATTATATAGACTAAAACAACTATACAGAATGAGCATAAAGTCTTGCCCtgatttcaaaaatttattacagaatAACCATTTGACATATCAATTTATATCTGGGGCTGTTACATAGGTTAGTGTTAGTAGGTTTTTTTTATATCACTTACATTAGTAAACTTCAACGTGTGCCCCCTTGGTAGCCTGGAGAATGTCAAAGTGGTATTCCAGTTCTCACCAGGTGTTTTGTAACATGTGTTCTGTCACAGTACCCACAGCAGCTTGTTAACTATAGTTCCCCAAACGAAAATGGGTCTCTCAAGGTcactgcaatgttgccactgTTGTCCACCCCTTACTCGACCAGTCTATATACattgactatatttctacaccctgAAGATAGCTCTTTCCTTCTCATaccttccctcttcctcttttccgtcactacctgtcacaaattcttttgagcaCGTCAGGTTCAAAAGTTCTATTGTGTCATTCCTTGAAGTTAGAACAATAACATCCCCGGTTACCTCCTCCCCGCCACCGCTATCttcttcaacatcatgaaatggaggaaataatattgttatgtataatgtataactctttattgagtcatgacatcaagaaatccaattttataatcatgACTAGATTCTTCTTCATAAatgcaactatttataaactgagctattacttcataaaggttacttttataataatcaattggaagtggagtgatgtaattttatttattttattcattattcttgtAGTGCCCACTTCactctgcatttttcaatttgcatgaattctcatttgatcaattctcattcaaacaTCAGTACAGCTGTTGAAAGTtgtatgtattataattatataatatataatcattATGTACAATACATTTGGAAAACTGTGAACTATATTATTgtctagggatgggtatcgatacatcgatgtttcaacattaaacatcgatgtttttcacttatcgatggttttacctagacatcggtcatccgatgtttttcccaactaaaatgaatttttcatttaggctctctgtatttttatgtgagactgttggatactcttgaagatttacataacTTCTGTAGCtcttgtcaaggttagatacttATTTAGAATTAAATAAGAGGTCGTATTCTttgtttcttaggaagaaacagttttttcttattacaagtgCTTTCCTCAACATACGTTTAACACCAATTAATCTAGATCTGGaatagaggtcctcgtattgtaaggagtgtagatatccatataaaaaaactttaatcatttccattacctaaataaaactatcaggtattgaatgataCGATATGAAtaacaatgattgctaaaattagcttaggatgAAATTCCAGACAGAATCTTCAAGGATATACCGAGAGGTTTCTGACTTaactatgaagatgacaaatctacctataatagagttgatgtatctttctagtcacaacctgacttcaattattcgaaagactgttacttgaataccacaagtccaaaattgctgtaattccagttagtaactgttaaaatattggaacaatagctccagataaaattgtagtcactttagaagttGTTTTGTACTATTAAGTATTCcgagattatgaaaaaatataccaatgaatcaatcaacttccaaaataattgagttatatctatacaaaataataaactaatactCTGTAAGCTTATTAACAGAAGTGTTGTGGGttcaatcaaattgattttgccccgttttatcatttttatcaagaataagtgtaaagtatcatatactgtacattgtatcattttcactttattaatactaataaaattctattcattcatcGTTTCTGATGCttttgagtatttatttattcaaaattatttaattttgagataaaaattcccaagtgaaaaaagaaaatggtagGTATAAGGATAaacgctgagttttggacacttcaaatacaacattatttgtagtctcctatcatccaggaacaataccctagaatgttcgacactacttctgaaatacTCTGTATAATAGTCTTTGTAGTATCATCCGTAAATGTATGGCGATGCGTTGATGTTtaaaacattgatgtttaaaaacatcaatgtttactgttcgatgtttttcacttattgatgttaaggtgaaaaaaacattgatgttcaaaacatcgatgttttgtctttcgatacccagcCCTAATTATTGTCCTCATCATAGTCAACAATCCATCGAAGACAAACAATACTCCTCACAAGAAAAATACTTCactctcacaccctctctcacacacacattcactttctctcttactagccaccctTAGTACAAAGTGGCAACAGTGTTGGTAGACGGGTGGTGGTGTCAAGAAGAAACTTCGACCTTGAGGGACCCATTTTCGTTTGGTCAACTATAGCCTTCAATTTGTCAATGTCAGCAACTGGTGTGGCGAAGACTCTGTCCTTGATATGTCCCCATAAAAAAGTCAAGGGGAGTAATGTCTGGAGAGCAGGGTGGCCAGGGTGTTGGACATCCCTTCCAATCCACCGATCCAGAAATGTTCAATCTAGGAAATTACACACTATCAAAGCCCAGTGGGAGGGTGCTCCATATTGCTGGAAAATTGTCCATGGTTGATAATCTTCTAACTGTGGTGTAATGAACTGTTGCAACATGTCTAAGTAAATGTTAGCGCTAATGATTTTTCCGTGAAGAAAAACGACCCAAAAACCTTGCTGTGCATTAGGCCACACCAAACATAAACATTCTCACTGTCTCGCTGTAACTGTACAGTAGTGTGTTAATTCTCTGATCCCCATATACAGACATTATGCTTATTTACCATTCCACTGACATGAAAGGTAGATTCATCTGTAAAACATATGCAATTTAAGTAATCATCAGCACCATCAATCCTGTTGAgaatctcagttgcaaattctGCACATCTCAGCAAATCATTCAGTTGCAAGGCCTGTACGATTTGCACTTTATAAGCATGCAACCCAAGCCTTTTATGAAGAATTTTCACAACACTTGCTTGCGGTATTTGGAGTTCACGTGATGCTTGACGAGTTGATTTAGACAGACTCTGTTGAAATGATTGCCAAACATGATCAACAGTTGCTTCACTCACACTAGGCCTGCCACTTCTAGGAAGATCTTCAATGCTGCTTGTTTCTTTGAATCTGTCATACCATCGCtttattgatttaaaatcaGGAGGGCTGCGTTCATAAGAAGCCCAAAAATTATGCTGAACACTGATGGCGTGATGGGCGATTTCGTTTCGTGAAACCAAAGCACAGATTGTGCTTTTTCCTGCTTCGACGCCATTTTGACCGCAACTAACGTGAACTAACAGACAGCGTCATTGTTTAGGACCACTAGCGCCATCTATTGGTCAAAAAAACTACTAACACTAACCTATGTAACAGCGCcagatttaaattattatgtcaaACGGTATAAAtttctgtaataaatttttaaaattaggGCAAGACTTTATGCTCATTCTGTATTACTtagatttattctattttacttTTGTAAACTTCTAAATGGTTTTTATTTCTATACTTTATAAAGGAAATGGTACCTACAACCTACTTTGCTGCTCATAAACTTCTAAATGGTTTTTATTTCTATACTTTATAGAGGAAATGGTACCTACAACCTACTTTGCTGCTCATAAACAAAGCGTCAATGCACAAGTAAAATTAGGAAgattttttaaagatgattaaacaaataattaattatagctTTAACTTTTGCTAACACCGTATATCTTTGTCAATATATTTATACTGTATAAGAAATATCCTGGAAAAAAGTGATATGCTCATGACCACCAAAAAATCTCAATGTCTTAAACATCACCTGACTAAGTTCTGTCACATCACCACATTCTGTCAGAAGCCTCTCTCTATCAATGAAATTTTAAACAGCATCACAGACTCATGAATATCTCCCATTAAATTCTTATAAAGGTTTCTGCTGCCTTGCTGAAGTATATTATCACAAAAAATGTGGGCTATTTAAGTATAAACTGTATAATAactgattcaaaaatttgtttgattgAATCTCATCATTTGTGAATTATATAGACTAAaaacaactataaaaaataaataagtccATTTGATTATGGTACAGAAATTTATCTAAAATCTTACTAAAATTTAATTATCATGATCAACTATAAGAACGGTGGCTAACATAACTGAAGCATCACTCTGTATTTCTATTGACAGGATACTTTCATTCGCATGATCAGATTTTCAAATAAAGCGGTCGTGATACTGGTTAACAACACCAAGGATTGTCCAGACTGTGCTAAAGCTTTGCAACTAGTCAAGGTGTGTCAATAGAAACGATTAATCTATCATTGACTTTGTGGctaaatcaattttgaaactaCAGTACATTATATCAACTTTAAAAAGtgtgttgttggttatccatcttgtttccactattattatcactattaaattttataaaactttaaagtgaaaaagcactcacattatttgatgtggcgacgtccgtttcgtgctggtattgcacattttcaagccaaacaggaactgaagtgtttaaggttatgagggtgaaatttggttGGGGTGGAGGGGAATTTTGATGGTTAATGGAGGagtatttaaatgagtttgtcaaacagggtgtgggaggaaaagttgatttggtcatttagaatattgtttggctgttgtttggtgtgtttgtatatttcaaactgttctagtacatttaattttctgtttttgtgggaatagtggagaaaaaaaacagaaaattaaatgtactagaacagtttgaaatatacaaacacaccaaacaacagccaaacaatattctaaatgaccaaatcaacttttcctcccacaccctgtttgacaaactcatttaaatactCCTCCATTAACCATCAAAATTCCCCTCCACCCCaaccaaatttcaccctcataaccttaaacacttcagttcctgtttggcttgaaaatgtgcaataccagcacgaaacggacgtcgccacatctaataatgtgagtgctttttcactttaaagttttataaaatttaatagtgattTAAAAAGTTGTTTATCAACATATCAAGTAAATTTTatcatgtataataatatataattcaagTATTTTCCATGTATTATCAAGTAACATATATCatgtataatttatatttatctctcttcattgttatcattatttagttatcactcaatgtttacAGCAAAAGCTGAAGAGCTCTAAAGTACAGTGCTTGGTCCACGATCATGTGTCTGAAATATCAGGAGAGTTTGATTTCAATTTAAATGGTTATATTTTCCCTGCTGTTTATTTCTTCAAGGATGGTGAAGAGgtaaaatatatttcttctatgtttggttttggagCACCAACTTCAAAAatctattttgtgaaaataattgaggactgaagACTGAAAAGTTTATTTCGGACTAAAGTGTAACCTTAccgtatctaaatttggaagaggaatagcacaaggttgccttattttttctctccctatcattttgatgggTCGCCGTCTGCCCTGAAAGCCACCACTCACCAAAAAAATGGTCAGTTTTTACGGACGCTACCAAGCGGAACAGTGAAAGACAAACTGGGTCTATTCCTATTTTACATCTATCATTTTTTGGCAGCACTGAACCTGTATTCCTCTTAGTTTGTAGAAGCATTAAAAAGGCTGAAAAGTAAATAGGCCTATTGAAAGTGTTTTACAGAAGTTATCATTAGTTTTAGTAATATTCTTAAATTGGGGAATTCCATCAT
This window contains:
- the LOC111043704 gene encoding uncharacterized protein LOC111043704 isoform X1, producing the protein MRRLLLVSWIAMIFMYEVDGCLTVTDYDTFIRMIRFSNKAVVILVNNTKDCPDCAKALQLVKQKLKSSKVQCLVHDHVSEISGEFDFNLNGYIFPAVYFFKDGEEISSYVQTEILPENIATGLLLLN
- the LOC111043704 gene encoding uncharacterized protein LOC111043704 isoform X2 translates to MYEVDGCLTVTDYDTFIRMIRFSNKAVVILVNNTKDCPDCAKALQLVKQKLKSSKVQCLVHDHVSEISGEFDFNLNGYIFPAVYFFKDGEEISSYVQTEILPENIATGLLLLN